A window of Neisseria canis contains these coding sequences:
- a CDS encoding YggT family protein: MLQKIIQLLADGFAMLCIGRCLLQWGKMHFDHPIARFCKQFTEWLVRPVRKVFKPIGRWDIAYIVAAVAVYYIAFALIVFLSLPHANPAKSLIAVLCYTLISMVKTLCYLLFIGLFARMVLSFNNPAGKLLPVLNNIFEPLLRPFVFLRIGRYDFSGSILVLVLWIWLVTFSPNLIHRLDLWLLS, translated from the coding sequence ATGCTGCAAAAAATCATTCAACTGTTGGCGGATGGCTTTGCCATGCTGTGTATCGGACGCTGCTTGTTGCAATGGGGCAAAATGCATTTCGACCATCCGATTGCTCGGTTTTGCAAACAGTTTACCGAATGGTTGGTGCGGCCCGTGAGAAAAGTGTTCAAGCCAATCGGGCGTTGGGACATCGCCTACATTGTGGCCGCCGTGGCCGTTTATTATATAGCGTTTGCCCTGATCGTTTTCCTGTCTTTACCTCATGCAAACCCGGCCAAATCTCTGATTGCCGTTTTGTGCTACACCCTGATCAGCATGGTGAAAACATTGTGCTATTTGCTGTTTATCGGCCTTTTCGCCCGCATGGTGTTGAGCTTTAACAATCCTGCCGGCAAACTTTTACCCGTTTTAAACAATATATTCGAACCCTTATTGCGCCCGTTTGTCTTTTTAAGGATAGGCCGATACGATTTTTCAGGCAGTATATTGGTATTGGTTTTATGGATTTGGCTGGTAACATTTTCACCCAACCTGATTCATCGCTTGGACTTATGGCTCTTATCATAA
- the proC gene encoding pyrroline-5-carboxylate reductase, translating to MTIYFLGGGNMAAAIVAGLHREGRQGEVHVVNRGAEKREKLAKRYGVRTSETLPPLSADDTLVLAVKPQDMEQACLGVQTNGALVISVAAGLGVDTLSRYLGGTRRIIRTMPNTPSQIGMGVSGLYAADGVGEADKIKAEAMMRPSGAVVWLGGEAQIHAITGISGSGPAYVFYLMNALQEAAKAQGFEESEARALSLATFKGAVALAEQTGESFAVLQQNVTSKGGTTHAAVETFKHHRVAEAIGLGVEACVARSQEIATQFE from the coding sequence ATGACAATTTACTTTTTGGGCGGCGGTAATATGGCGGCGGCTATTGTTGCGGGTTTGCACAGGGAGGGCAGGCAAGGCGAAGTGCATGTGGTAAACCGCGGCGCGGAAAAGCGTGAAAAGCTGGCAAAGCGTTATGGCGTGCGCACTTCGGAAACTTTGCCGCCGCTTTCGGCAGACGACACGCTGGTGTTGGCGGTAAAACCCCAAGATATGGAACAAGCCTGTTTGGGTGTGCAAACCAATGGCGCGTTGGTCATTTCGGTGGCGGCAGGATTGGGTGTGGATACTTTGAGCCGTTATCTCGGCGGAACGCGGCGCATTATCCGCACAATGCCGAACACGCCTTCGCAAATCGGCATGGGCGTAAGCGGGCTTTATGCAGCGGATGGGGTCGGAGAAGCAGATAAAATCAAGGCGGAAGCAATGATGCGCCCTTCGGGAGCGGTGGTTTGGTTGGGCGGGGAAGCGCAGATTCATGCCATTACCGGTATCAGCGGCAGCGGCCCGGCTTATGTGTTTTATTTGATGAACGCTTTGCAAGAGGCGGCCAAGGCTCAAGGCTTTGAAGAAAGCGAGGCGAGGGCATTAAGTTTGGCAACGTTTAAAGGTGCGGTTGCGCTGGCGGAGCAAACCGGAGAAAGTTTTGCGGTTTTGCAGCAAAATGTTACATCCAAAGGCGGCACCACACATGCTGCGGTTGAAACATTCAAGCACCATCGTGTTGCCGAAGCCATCGGTTTGGGTGTGGAAGCCTGTGTGGCGCGTTCGCAGGAAATTGCTACCCAGTTTGAATAA